The nucleotide window CCTAGtccattatgttaatttaaaaaaaaagactgATGCGCGCGTGTAATTATAAtctgaaaagtcacataatatatttggaattataacaacatatatatatatatatatatatatatatatatatatatatatatatatatatatatatatatatatatttgaggttataacataatatatatgaggttataacaacatatatttgtggttataacatattatatttggagttataacataatatatagttcGGTATATAATGGTCTATGTTTGagggtatagtatttttataacaccaaatatattatgttataaccccaaatatatgttattataactccatatatattatattattacttcaaatatacattgttacaacactaaatatattatgttataaccccaaatatattatgttataaccataaatatatgttgttataaccctatatatattatgttataacctcaaatatatatattgttataactttaaatatattgtgttataaaaaataaattatgttataaacttcaaatatatgctggtgtaataccaaatatattatgttataccccaaataaatgttgttataaccccaaataaatgttgttataaccccaaatatattatgtaactTTTCACATTACAATTACAGTTACACGCgcgtcaaatttttttttaaattaacctAATGGGCTGGACTTTTGAGAACTTTCTTTaaaaaagacggtctcaagtaagaattgttGTAGAATCAGATGCATGTATAGTAGAGGTACCCAAGATTGGACAGAGTTTGAGTCAAATTTTCAAGCCATATAAGAATGGGCCCAATCCGATACATTTGAATATCATGGGCCTAAAGCCCTGAAATAAATTGGGCCTTTATCCATTCTAAAGTCTGGGTCTTTAAAACTAGGCTTCAATCCCTTGAAAAGTTGAAACAGCAAAACTGGTATGCGAGATggagagaaaaaataaagattGTTCGTTCCCGGTGCAGGAGGAATTCaggtaattaattatttaattagtaaatttctcctataaaaaaatttacatttgaATGTCTGATGTGAATATTTCTTTGATATATGGTAAATGCGAGAACTGTGAATCACTTGTTCAAATTCCATTTGATGATAATATGATagtatttgtttcaaattgaagAATTTCTTGAGCAATTGATGTCTTTTGATATAATTCAATTTAGTTGCTCGCTAGTTGTTCGACAATGGATTTCGAGTTTTGAGATTGCTCGACAATAATTTTTGTTCGTACTTTTAAACTGAATATTTCTGTTACTTTCTCTATAGTTGTGAAATGAACTTAAAAGCCCTTTTGCAAATTATCTGTAGATATTCCAAGGTGATGGGATATTCTTACATTGTGCTGAAGGGTGATTACCCTTGCAAAAGTTAAATTCCTCTATTTCGAGAGAAATTTTTTTGTATCACCGCTTAATGCTCTAATATCAAATTTAGGCCTTGGATATTATATGGTTTATCAAGGATATATCTTGTTGGAATTTCACCCAAATTTGACCATTAGGAACAGATAGAGAAAGGAAGGAGAGAGGATTATGGGAATTATTTAGCTTTGAAATGAGATGGAATGCACCGGGAATCTATGATTTTACTCGAAAGTAACAAGAATCACCTCAGGCTAGATTGCTAGACCAACTCTCCTATCTAAATGACCAGTCTTCTTTCTTGTTCGAGACAATGTGTAAGGCTCAAAAAACGAACTAAGTTGGAAAAATCAAGTCTTCTTGTGTTGGCTAATCGATCATAAGTGGTGGTGGTGTTAGAATTGGGATCGGTTAAAGCTTCTGCCACTCGTTTCCTTTTGTCATGCTCTTATTTTTATCTGTTTGTCTGTGTTAGTTCTTTTTGCTTTCAATTCCAGGAGACGAGTTCTCTTAGTTTGCTTCAGCAAATGAGACTCTTAAGAGTTAGTGTATGAGCTTTAGAGTGGAGCTACCCAACTTCTTCCTATCACTCTCAAGGATACTTCCAAGTTAGTTTAGGGCATTAAGTGCTATTGCTCTATCAAGGGCTTAATGTTCGTCGTAGTTCCCTTTTTGATCGTCCTACATGCTATGTGCCCTGGATGAATTAATTATGCACATTTCTGTTTGCCTGTGTTGTGTgacaaatttcattatttttctgCACTGCTCTTCTGTTTGATCTTCGAATTTCTTCACTGCTGCTTTGACAAACCACCACTACATCCTGCTTCTGCTTTTAGTATCCTTATTTTGTGTCAGTTCTTCTTCACAGCCCCATGCACTAATTCTTTAAGAGTTACTTTATTATCATTGGTTGTACTCAGGTCTCCCTTCTTCAACCATATACCTTTAGATATAACCTCCTGGAGATTCCTGAAGAGTGAAGACTGTGTTTAACCCTCCATCTTGTAGCGAATCCATCTCACCTTTTCATATTGCTGGTTTCCATTTTCCACCAGTGTTAGGGTCTCTCTCACTTCTCGAATAATTGTTAATGCTATTCTATTCATGTTGCatcttttttatataaaaaaataataataaataattaaaaaaaaaaaaaagaggctATATCCCTGTGTACTCTGTAGTTCCTTTGCATAGACATGGGTAATGGAATAATATTAGTATGAACTAAAGACTTATCACAGTATTATGGTATACTTTCGAATTTTCGATGCTTTAAGTCTTGCAGTCTTCAGTCCAGGCTTCAATACGATGGCCAGGCTTCAGAAGTTTTCTGTAAATATTTTATGCAGCTGCCAGAAACTAGTTTGGTCATTTTTTGTGGTGCATAAACAGATTCAGGTTATTTAGATGCAAGTATTGCATACTTTTTCTTAATCATTTTCGCTTGTGTTTCATATAGGTGTCAAGAGTGCTAAAGATGTTTAATTTGGAGAGCTTTTCCCTGAATCTAAAACTATTTAGTCTTTGCCAAAAGTACGGAGCATCAATCCCTCTAAAAGAACTAGAATCAAAGCAGGGCCCTTGATGGCTTTCTTAAGCACTTAAATGGTGAAGTGGCCCAAGAGAATATGTAAGTTCTTGTTCCAGTGCAGGAATGTCACTTTCCTAGATTCTGCCTTTGGTGACCTTAAGTGAATTTCTGACTGCATATAATGTACCAAATGTAAAAATCCCCGCGGGCCCTTGAATTAACTATATCCCAATTTTCccgtcaaaaaaaaaaactatatccCATTTTTAAATTTACGAGCCAAGGGTAAAACTTATACAAAGCACGGAGttatacatttattatttttcaaggTCCAAATGGAATATTGGAACATGGTGTTTATCATAAAAAAGTATCCACTGTAACAAATTACTCCGAAGTTCAGAAAATCTTCTTAGCTTATCTCAATACTTCGTATATAATAGTAGAACCCAATTgtctaaacattttttttatttttttcccaaacattttttcttttaattatagaCTGCTATGGACTATGCCAGTATGCCACTATGGAGTATGAAATAATCTGAAATGAATGCATTTATTAACAATACAGTTAAACGATACAGCTAGTAATTGATGATTTAATCCCAATCAATTTGACTAATTGGTGATTTTGTCATCATATATACTTCCAGAAGTTATATCACTATCATAATTCCACCTATCACTCCACTATTTAATCCACAAAACATCGACTCCTCTCACTCTGACTCCTCAAATTAAACACAGTCACACTCACTCTCATCTCTTCTATCCAAAAATCAGAACCTTGATCCTAATCACATGCACTTGGCCACTTACACACCATATTTCGTGTCCAAAACATGCATCCAACATATCCTCAATCAAATAAGGTTTGACTCACTTTGGTAAGACTTTCAGCTCAGATGAGTCAGATTCCTAATGTATGGAAAATGAAACTTACTAAATGAGGGTGCATGAGGGTTTAAATCTCCTTTCCTTTCTCTCATCCCAAGTGCGTATCGTGTTTGCCTGTAATAATGGACCTAAAACAATAACATAAGGTTTAAAGTCTGGTTAGGATACTTCTCCTTACCATACacagagaaaaaataaataaataaataaataaataaaatctgtTTAAATCTATcaacaaaacaaagaaaaaatatatcctTGTCTCCTGTGGCTATAAATTCTACTCGTCATCTACCTTCTAAAAGCTTCCTTTTTCTCTTCAGAAACACACACTCCTCTTTCACACTAGCCCAACATAAACGTATTACTTAGAAAATTAatcccccaaaaaaaaaaaaaaaaatgggaataGTAGAAGAAGCTCATAATGTAAAAGTAGTAGGTTCTGGTACAAACGTAATAGTATTAGGACATGGGTTTGGAACAGACCAATCTGTTTGGAAACATTTGGTACCTCATTTAATTGATGATTATAAGGTTGTTTTGTATGATAATATGGGAGCTGGAACTACTAATCCTGATTACTTTGATTTTTAGAGGTACTCTACTTTGGAAGGTTATGCTTATGATTTGTTGGCTATTTTGGAGGATTTCAAGTTATCTTCTTGTATTTTTGTTGGTCATTCCGTTTCTGCTATTGTTGGTGCCATTGCTTCCATTATGCGTCCCGATCTTTTCTCTAAGCTCCTCTTAATCTCCGCTTCTCCGAGGTACTACAATTTATTACCCCTTCGGTTTTTTTTAGTAACATAAATAATAGTCCGTACTCCATACTTTGTGGTatatattaggatttttaatctCCGTACCACATAAATCTGCGATTGGATTGGATTGAttctgaataattttttttattaaattatagcTCAAAATTGTAATAAGACTACGGCTTTTGAATTGGGAATGTTATGTGCTACGTACTTGTAATGTTGGATTAATCGGAGAAAATGGTTTACATTTGGATTGTCCATGTTATTAAATTAGATTAGTATCTGTCTATGTCGAAAACGTTCTATGAAACTGTCCTTCATATAAGAGTGTGCTATTTTGATTTTGCTTCTTTAATGGTGAATAATTGCTTGAGTTTTAGTTTCTGTGTGGTTGAAAGAAAATTAGTTTTCCCATTTTGTTTGTCGTTTCTAAAGggctaaaataatttcttaaatttcaAGAATTACGGGTGGAAAATATGTTCTTTATCTTAGGctaaattccacatttttcctTCCTTTTTGTTTCTCCTCCTTTCCTCCCCGTCATTACAAAAGCTTCATTTtactattttctattttaatgaaGTACATCCGGTTAATGATGTACATGCATGGACAGTTATAGTCTAAAATTTtacgaaaaaataaatttagttcaATGCAAGTATGTTTTTCTTCGAAACAAACACAACTAACTGAATGAAGTTGCCAAATCAAACTATTTGTACAATTTTATCTTGTTTGTTACGTCAATTCGCGATCCATATAATTCAAGTTAATGCTAATGTTGATCTTACCTCACCTTGTGTCTCAACCTATGGTTTTTGTTCACCCAATATTGTGCAGCAGAGTTGAGGAATCAATTCCCATTGTTTGtgatttgtttgatggtaagAAGGAAAAtggtattagaattttaatactCGGAATATGTTTTCCAACCAATGCTACAGTACACAGCCTTAATCTAGaacatatttttattatgtctATGGTCTTGGATGATTTAAAGTCCTGTAATCTGTTTACAGATGATTATAAAAGTCGATTAGAATGTATTTTTATTATCTGCTGCTCTGATTTGTCCTGATTTTCGAGCGTTTTACCTGGTAGAAATTTCATGTTCATATCAGTTCCTCCTAGCAAGTGGGATGAAGTGATAGAACTGGGGTCTGTAATGCTAGTGACACACCATAAAGTCATCACATGGGTTGTCTAAATTTTGGGTCTTTATGTATCACCAATTATTTTCCAGGTACTTGAACGATGTTGACTACTATGGAGGGTTCGAGCAAGAAGATCTAGACCAACTATTTGAGGCAATGCAGTCCAACTACAAGGCTTGGTGCTCGGGTTTTGCCCCATTGGCAGTGGGTGGGGATATGGACTCAGTAGCTGTCCAAGAGTTCAGCAGGACTTTGTTCAACATGAGGCCTGATATCGCCCTTAGCGTGGCTCAAACCATTTTTCAAAGCGACTTTAGGCAATTGCTTTGTCATGTGACTATTCCTTGCCACATTATTCAGAGTATCAAGGACTTGGCTGTTCCAGTGGTTGTGTCTGAGTATCTCCATCAGAACCTTGGAGGAGATTCTATCGTCGAGGTCATGTCATCGGAAGGCCATCTTCCTCAGTTGAGCTCCCCTGA belongs to Amaranthus tricolor cultivar Red isolate AtriRed21 chromosome 17, ASM2621246v1, whole genome shotgun sequence and includes:
- the LOC130803514 gene encoding LOW QUALITY PROTEIN: probable esterase KAI2 (The sequence of the model RefSeq protein was modified relative to this genomic sequence to represent the inferred CDS: substituted 1 base at 1 genomic stop codon) is translated as MGIVEEAHNVKVVGSGTNVIVLGHGFGTDQSVWKHLVPHLIDDYKVVLYDNMGAGTTNPDYFDFXRYSTLEGYAYDLLAILEDFKLSSCIFVGHSVSAIVGAIASIMRPDLFSKLLLISASPRYLNDVDYYGGFEQEDLDQLFEAMQSNYKAWCSGFAPLAVGGDMDSVAVQEFSRTLFNMRPDIALSVAQTIFQSDFRQLLCHVTIPCHIIQSIKDLAVPVVVSEYLHQNLGGDSIVEVMSSEGHLPQLSSPDSVIPVLLRHIRHDIVV